Proteins from one Podospora pseudoanserina strain CBS 124.78 chromosome 1, whole genome shotgun sequence genomic window:
- a CDS encoding hypothetical protein (EggNog:ENOG503NWPP): protein MNKAPPVMWQFPDLPASQGFWITLLTVLLGFLAGWWILKLTLSTYRSTIGREHSSKMSADTVSTLFPGRPIRPLPKRPLRERLSAEVASSIQYPRVPQTVHPLFSYPCPPADAQASQLSGLTGEPGQQSRAGTGADDASIRRANRVPLDSTSRLSRPVVKTEFSRHGIPYPPNSASSSADGYDTFEHTNNKKKRKIPSAAEMLSNGAHHSSESLPSSGSLAVQPLDAHDEEPPGCTTYYGPGFRGTYGVCNMYNVAGPGRGRYGRPRSGRSPLRPLPDTSNSWVGRVKARPVQWGGKPPTENTGIISSAIANAEKLPPHQGRENISLLNQQLNTKRTPATSQFTFTCGSAVTAWPGRVVPQQSMNIRPPLVNGVRGTQVSQTAYAPSTLPQPAHVLPKDTAAKSAGNTHARPVANPKPARRNAATEYLAAARARRQAKQEENRRHPPKTEDIWICHFCEYEDIFGHPPEALIRQYEIKDRKQRQLEQRRRAQWERMKKGKHKGKKNSKLHNKNINAVQEPAAVDSQGASDSQGTQSEENYNDDEECEDKECEGEDAGYPDCPAEVPGRRQQFPIRPGGNHDIPGT, encoded by the exons atGAACAAAGCGCCACCCGTCATGTGGCAATTTCCTGATCTGCCGGCTTCTCAAGGCTTCTGgatcaccctcctcacagTTCTGCTCGGTTTCCTCGCCGGCTGGTGGATTCTCAAGCTAACCTTGTCGACTTACCGTTCGACCATAGGACGTGAACATTCTTCCAAAATGTCCGCCGACACGGTGTCTACGCTGTTTCCCGGTCGACCGATACGGCCCTTGCCGAAGAGACCGTTGCGGGAACGCCTCTCGGCCGAAGTCGCCAGCTCGATCCAGTATCCTCGAGTCCCGCAGACCGTTCACCCGCTCTTCTCATACCCCTGCCCACCGGCAGATGCTCAAGCGTCTCAGTTGTCCGGGCTCACCGGCGAGCCTGGCCAACAGTCACGAGCTGGAACCGGAGCAGATGATGCTTCGATCAGGCGGGCAAACCGAGTGCCTCTCGACTCCACAAGCCGTCTCTCACGCCCCGTGGTCAAGACCGAGTTCAGCAGGCACGGAATACCATACCCTCCGAATTCAGCGTCATCTTCAGCCGATGGATACGACACCTTTGagcacaccaacaacaagaaaaagcgCAAGATTCCATCAGCTGCCGAGATGCTTTCGAATGGAGCACATCACAGCAGCGAGTCGCTTCCAAGCTCTGGTTCACTTGCTGTGCAGCCTTTGGACGCCCATGACGAAGAACCGCCTGGGTGTACAACCTATTATGGACCTGGATTCCGAGGAACGTACGGCGTGTGCAATATGTACAACGTGGCGGGGCCAGGTCGTGGCCGGTATGGACGTCCGAGAAGCGGGCGGAGTCCGCTCCGGCCACTGCCGGATACGAGTAACAGTTGGGTCGGGAGAGTCAAGGCACGTCCGGTGCAATGGGGTGGCAAGCCACCAA CCGAAAATACTGGCATCATTTCCAGTGCCATTGCCAACGCTGAGAAACTGCCCCCtcatcaaggccgagaaAACATCAGTCTTCTGAACCAGCAACTGAATACGAAACGGACTCCAGCAACCAGCCAGTTCACATTCACTTGTGGTTCAGCAGTAACGGCTTGGCCCGGCCGAGTGGTGCCACAACAGTCTATGAACATTCGTCCACCTCTGGTGAACGGCGTCCGTGGCACCCAGGTGTCTCAAACCGCCTACGCTCCATCAACCCTGCCCCAGCCTGCGCATGTTTTACCAAAAGACACGGCTGCCAAGTCAGCAGGCAACACCCATGCACGACCGGTTGCCAATCCCAAGCCCGCTCGCCGCAACGCTGCCACTGAGTACCTGGCCGCTGCCAGAGCACGCCGTCAGGCAAAGCAAGAAGAGAACAGACGGcatccccccaaaaccgAGGATATTTGGATCTGCCACTTCTGCGAGTATGAGGACATCTTTGGACATCCGCCCGAGGCTCTCATCCGTCAGTATGAGATCAAGGACCGCAAGCAGCGGCAGCTGGAGCAGCGACGTCGAGCTCAatgggagaggatgaagaagggcaagcacaagggaaagaagaacaGCAAGCTTCacaacaagaacatcaaTGCTGTACAAGAGCCTGCGGCCGTTGACAGCCAAGGGGCATCCGACAGTCAGGGCACGCAGAGCGAGGAGAACTATAACGACGACGAAGAGTGCGAGGATAAGGAGTGCGAGGGCGAAGATGCTGGGTATCCCGACTGTCCCGCCGAGGTGCCTGGCCGCCGTCAGCAGTTCCCGATCCGCCCTGGCGGCAACCATGACATACCGGGCACATAA
- a CDS encoding hypothetical protein (COG:S; EggNog:ENOG503Q4NG), with amino-acid sequence MFGSRRHPRPPNPPLTAATVDPNAATAAAAVFKRHESNSTLSAAAAAAALRARPMTPTRVADVQTKRTLRRSASVASSSRTESPVTKGRPNLQRRGSSGSMTERTFRSPSPHRPGGSGGHRQTQSLSHDAPPVPALPKDIGASPQTQHRKSKSLGMGTTPVRLASQRLGSEDAPSWFGAARVGDPSNIRRTDPAMASPPSSPPQIPRQEQEMVSEIARPDSQASSINFSYPTRTRVGSPPVSPTEAPASVGSSARFSLPASPVEAGSAAQMPRTREQPARQALVASPRTRFTSNPAPDEILVYDPNSRRMVPRSELHPAHHEAPQQRTDSKRKKRTSQKAGSHLAAGTVSRPKGTAVDNSPATKNQSQTTPAPVQERTHVPQPSVYVQDLEEPSVKAIISSPRLDAKRLEQHGPPPMTPSSPQVSKEATWQGVRRQPSVVREEAEPGEPKPNHIPTSSLTQALDSVPTRPKAVSTPEPRGSPFTQVLDAVPTRQNTYPNTELEVPSVEISKPTSPSPVRGGRSPVDTRRAQVAHERSHSNSPVRQAHFGPVQENLTVKHSPPPRSISPRKSALKHSSPSRGASPSSSEASVSGNHEPPVGRKKSVRVSFDDAKDVVSTSPDNRATSPLSASPPEAGRQRYFGLVKKDIPSLDDDEIMKPRPALPSFGSIRERKPRDAQPEEDAERPLVRPNAETTHASTGPSATGLLPSPSLGSSNDHALGGIFSQECDEDRTHAANTSRLREPLPPVVTSVEGSGYISDTDSYSSLATTQSEHEPAEVSGRDFAPRQPLQTQFEMSNGSASPQSIPTAVRQASVNSAPKHEVPDIAVIQPTPPAMAGDKSLKEEFFDVPGGFPEDESDQSVPQRPAPAVVEVPESRPAVQPSTQTISSAVHDTTDSESSIYSDACEDLSDIEGSGFLSLDAVVESPLRPDPSSRRPPKELHATEKPVEATPKLQTEITTATTAVETPHASPPASPPTESPQDEWEKVKAYWRSLSAEKRAQLEKEAREEAGVEADLDQVQSEPKPKKKKSIERRSSERKALALHMAQQMAVQHQREQEKAVANPERSYMIKPGTKWTEEEVAIPTTMRKTLRSEPQQQSAPTQGPRLRKSLRSSSADTRRSDTKPADMSPARHPAPSAAAAASSASTESHRRAAASPPVTAVPTTLKRRDSSGSESSFKRSRPRSGSATGFRMTMRATSPPTDLPSKRFSMTSVSSKQSVEVPALSTQMRRTLRDSSTEGRRSPSGMRMPSFGKKSGAKATKNKSGNKFSSRFADSSDEDGGASGFQSRFEDSSDEDDIAPAPLPPLPKSKSAPNGVGVGRGSVASTTLLEELEESEEKPAVKTNGTTKPAVSSPAGQPPLTVDTSLRRVRSGKGSILRTSQTAPALGAETASPVSGAASPADGKRAATRRSSLMSVLRRKKHDSSSGGIARSSMDSPARRDTKLERNASQLKAAREQDVSPTVEEPPAAEGEPEPEPAVVQTPPPQRGPKLQKRMGIFGHSHSQSQQQPPPPRMQMPRDADEPKRPSTSGNLGTRTLSGGIGGGNLGTGLVQHQLQQRTAFSTGAPSVDGSSVTGTADGGTPKKKKRFRGLRKMLRLDE; translated from the exons ATGTTTGGCTCCCGAAGGCATCCTCGGCCGCCCAATCCG CCCTTGACAGCGGCGACTGTTGATCCAAATGCTgccacggctgctgctgccgtcttCAAACGCCATGAGTCCAACTCTACATTATcagctgccgctgccgccgctgctctTCGCGCGCGACCCATGACGCCAACACGAGTGGCCGACGTGCAAACAAAACGAACCCTACGCCGCAGCGCATCGGTCGCCTCATCGTCGCGAACGGAATCACCAGTAACAAAAGGCAGACCGAACCTGCAACGGCGCGGAAGCAGCGGGTCCATGACCGAGCGAACGTTTCGAAGTCCAAGTCCACATCGACCCGGTGGTAGCGGAGGGCATCGACAGACGCAATCGCTCAGTCACGACGCCCCTCCCGTCCCAGCCCTCCCGAAAGATATCGGCGCGTCACCACAAACCCAGCATCGCAAATCCAAAAGCCTAGGAATGGGGACCACCCCTGTACGACTTGCGTCTCAGAGACTTGGTTCAGAAGATGCGCCGTCTTGGTTTGGGGCGGCCAGGGTCGGCGACCCTTCCAATATCCGTAGGACGGATCCTGCTATGGCCAGCCCTCCATCAAGCCCACCACAGATCCCACGACAAGAGCAAGAGATGGTGTCTGAGATTGCAAGGCCTGATAGTCAGGCATCGTCGATAAATTTCTCCTACCCAACGCGAACGAGAGTTGGCTCTCCCCCAGTGTCCCCCACAGAAGCGCCTGCTTCTGTCGGTAGTTCGGCTCGTTTCAGCCTTCCGGCATCTCCTGTGGAGGCCGGGTCGGCTGCGCAGATGCCGCGAACCAGAGAGCAACCGGCCCGTCAAGCACTGGTGGCGAGTCCAAGAACTCGGTTTACCTCGAATCCCGCCCCCGACGAAATTTTGGTATATGACCCCAACTCGAGACGCATGGTCCCACGATCAGAGCTGCATCCGGCACATCATGAAGCCCCCCAGCAACGCACCGACtcgaaaaggaaaaagaggacATCGCAGAAAGCTGGATCACATCTCGCCGCAGGGACAGTGAGCCGTCCGAAAGGTACAGCGGTCGACAATTCTCCAGCGACCAAGAACCAATCACAGACCACGCCGGCCCCCGTCCAGGAGCGCACCCATGTGCCCCAGCCGTCAGTATACGTGCAAGATCTCGAGGAGCCATCGGTCAAAGCCATCATCAGCTCACCAAGATTGGATGCGAAGAGGCTTGAGCAACATGGCCCTCCACCAATGACCCCATCCAGCCCTCAGGTCAGCAAGGAGGCGACTTGGCAAGGGGTCAGGAGACAGCCTTCGGTCGTTAGGGAGGAAGCGGAGCCCGGAGAGCCAAAGCCAAACCACATCCCAACAAGCTCTTTGACACAGGCCCTAGATTCTGTTCCAACACGGCCAAAAGCGGTTTCCACACCGGAACCGAGGGGATCACCTTTCACACAAGTGTTGGATGCAGTCCCAACAAGGCAAAACACGTACCCAAATACTGAGCTCGAGGTCCCCTCTGTCGAAATATCGAAGCCAACCAGTCCAAGCCCCGTACGAGGTGGTCGTTCGCCAGTTGACACGAGACGGGCTCAAGTCGCACATGAACGCAGTCACTCTAATAGCCCTGTTCGACAAGCACACTTTGGGCCGGTCCAGGAAAACTTGACAGTTAAGcactcgcctcctcctcggtcgaTCTCGCCGCGCAAATCGGCCCTTAAGCACTCGAGCCCCTCGAGAGGCGCGTCGCCTTCGTCGTCCGAGGCATCTGTAAGTGGCAATCATGAGCCACCTGTTGGGCGCAAGAAGTCCGTGCGTGTCAGTTTTGACGATGCTAAAGATGTTGTGAGCACGTCGCCGGACAACCGCGCCACGTCACCGCTCTCCGCCAGCCCTCCAGAGGCCGGCCGTCAGCGATACTTCGGCCTTGTCAAGAAAGACATTCCATctttggatgatgatgagatcatGAAGCCCCGGCCTGCGTTGCCGAGCTTTGGAAGCATTCGAGAAAGGAAGCCCCGAGATGCACAaccggaggaggatgcggaaCGACCGCTTGTTCGGCCGAACGCGGAGACAACACATGCTTCTACGGGACCTTCAGCGACAGGACTTCTTCCCAGTCCATCACTGGGCTCCAGCAATGACCACGCGCTGGGTGGAATCTTTTCCCAAGAATGCGACGAGGACCGTACACATGCTGCAAATACCTCGAGGCTCAGGGAACCTCTGCCTCCTGTTGTTACTAGCGTCGAGGGTAGTGGGTACATCAGCGACACGGACAGCTACAGCTCTCTGGCTACCACTCAGTCGGAACACGAGCCGGCCGAGGTCTCCGGCCGTGACTTTGCCCCTCGGCAGCCACTTCAGACTCAATTTGAAATGTCGAACGGCTCAGCCAGCCCACAAAGCATCCCTACTGCTGTTCGGCAGGCCTCGGTCAACTCAGCACCGAAGCATGAGGTTCCAGATATAGCTGTCATTCAGCCGACACCACCTGCGATGGCTGGGGATAAGTCACTCAAGGAAGAGTTCTTCGACGTGCCGGGAGGCTTCCCAGAGGATGAGTCCGATCAGTCCGTTCCTCAGCGGCCTGCGCCCGCCGTGGtcgaggtcccggaaagTCGGCCGGCAGTTCAGCCTTCGACGCAAACCATCTCTTCAGCTGTTCACGATACTACTGATTCCGAAAGCAGCATCTATAGCGATGCGTGTGAGGACCTTTCCGATATCGAGGGCAGCGGCTTCTTGTCGCTCGATGCCGTGGTGGAAAGCCCACTCCGACCGGATCCCAGCTCTCGCCGGCCTCCGAAAGAGCTACATGCTACCGAAAAGCCCGTCGAGGCAACGCCCAAACTCCAGACCGAGATAACGACAGCCACGACTGCCGTTGAGACCCCACACGCAAGTCCGCCTGCGAGTCCACCCACAGAGAGCCCGCAGGATGAGTGGGAAAAGGTGAAAGCATACTGGCGAAGTCTCAGTGCGGAGAAGCGAGCAcagctggaaaaggaggcACGAGAAGAGGCCGGGGTCGAGGCCGATCTGGATCAGGTGCAATCTGAACCGAagccaaaaaagaagaaatcGATTGAGAGAAGGAGTTCGGAGCGCAAGGCGTTGGCCTTGCACATGGCACAGCAGATGGCAGTCCAGCACCAAAGAGAGCAGGAGAAAGCTGTGGCGAATCCCGAGCGCAGTTATATGATCAAGCCTGGGACGAAGTGGACCGAAGAGGAAGTTGCCATCCCGACAACCATGAGGAAGACTCTGCGCAGCGAACCTCAGCAACAGTCTGCTCCTACCCAAGGTCCCCGTCTGCGCAAATCACTGCGATCAAGCAGTGCCGACACCAGGAGGTCTGACACCAAACCCGCGGACATGAGTCCAGCTAGACACCCAGCACCgagtgctgctgctgcggcaaGCTCTGCATCTACTGAGAGCCACCGACGGGCAGCGGCAAGCCCCCCTGTCACGGCTGTCCCGACAACATTGAAACGCCGCGACTCTAGTGGTAGTGAAAGCAGCTTCAAgaggtcgaggccgagaagcgGGTCGGCCACCGGTTTCCGCATGACCATGAGAGCGACTTCGCCACCTACTGACCTGCCGTCGAAGAGGTTTTCGATGACATCTGTGTCCTCCAAACAAAGTGTGGAAGTTCCAGCTCTGAGCACTCAGATGCGTAGAACATTACGCGACTCGTCTActgagggaagaaggagtcCGAGCGGGATGCGTATGCCAAGTTTTGGGAAGAAGAGTGGTGCCAAAGCTACAAAGAATAAGTCGGGGAACAAGTTTTCCAGTCGCTTCGCCGACTCGAGTGATGAGGACGGAGGGGCCAGTGGCTTCCAAAGTCGGTTTGAAGATTCTAGCGATGAAGATGATATCGCCCCGGCGCCGCTCCCCCCATTGCCAAAGTCTAAGTCGGCCCCTAACGGGGTAGGTGTTGGCCGTGGGTCTGTTGCCAGCACGACCTTGttggaggagctcgaggagtCAGAGGAGAAACCGGCTGTCAAGACGAATGGGACAACCAAACCAGCGGTCTCGAGCCCGGCTGGGCAGCCTCCCTTGACGGTGGACACCTCTCTCCGCCGTGTCCGCTCTGGTAAGGGTAGCATCCTTCGCACTTCTCAGACCGCCCCTGCACTGGGAGCTGAGACAGCCTCTCCTGTCTCAGGGGCCGCCTCACCCGCCGATGGCAAACGTGCCGCGACTCGTCGCAGCAGTCTGATGTCTGTCCTCCGCCGCAAGAAGCATGATTCCTCCTCTGGGGGGATCGCCCGCAGCAGCATGGACAGCCCGGCGAGAAGGGACACTAAACTCGAGCGCAACGCCAGCCAGCTCAAGGCTGCCAGAGAGCAGGATGTCTCACCCACAGTGGAGGAGCCACCCGCTGCCGAGGGCGAGCCGGAGCCTGAACCAGCGGTAGTTCAGACCCCGCCACCGCAAAGAGGCCCCAAACTTCaaaagaggatggggatCTTCGGACACAGTCACAGTCAgagtcagcagcagcctccgcCGCCCAGGATGCAGATGCCGCGGGATGCTGACGAGCCAAAGAGACCTTCTACAAGTGGGAATCTGGGCACTCGGACGTTGTCTGGTGGAATCGGGGGTGGAAATCTCGGGACGGGTCTGGTGCAGCATCAGTTGCAGCAGCGGACGGCTTTTTCGACGGGTGCTCCGAGCGTGGACGGGAGTAGCGTCACTGGTACCGCGGATGGGGGCacgccgaagaagaagaagaggtttaGGGGGCTGAGGAAGATGTTAAGGCTTGATGAGTAG
- the CTI6 gene encoding Histone deacetylase complex subunit (BUSCO:EOG09260NE0; COG:S; EggNog:ENOG503NYTJ), which produces MAGLDPRRSSRARATQSQSQVSSSSSSASGRPERSSRHFNKAGSPQKSASAGSLSSEPPEDTITADDTFATRRRTRGQVDDRDRAGVKAEAADMTSADDDVQEEDEAVRCVCGNEEYPGPPPLEDEPRHGAKGAVDVDPIFLASVTDDVAGFFVQCDVCKVWQHGGCVGIMTNPGPDEYFCELCRRDLHKLWTASNGCAQQLSADPRSCFTSLHHPRALGGHRPSINQVADIVARRRNTYSFYLPLRRQSRTSSRSASLNKEGTRSPTKEKETRSGRATSANQASKRRSTMNSREAAYDEAEALRRAIEASKEEAHLEPEGVPRRPKRGRSDSEEKQEGAKRQRTSSRSVSPSVDKTADDSDDPKGPSRNGNKSKPRGGARNNRNEKLSEKEEKERQRQEAANKRKGRAERRRADDSDPSEELPLAARAVVSKAVAPVTGDTSTSETVAETVQQPSAPEQQQPPPASQPTPDSPPTPAISQAKTDKKKSHKRKGRNQYTRDDEASPARSVSRDIQKDEHPPTGKGHHHGDGVGKAAHSRSRGGMSSKVTMNDMKRRAAALLEFISRTQVELAGETAEDAARNDVAKAAIVNPTSAPAVTNGTNGITTDDSTQNTSTTGPTSALESQEREFKELGCVEMMDSLTRRLVKWQQEYAV; this is translated from the exons ATGGCAGGACTCGATCCCAGACGGTCTTCGAGGGCGCGCGCTACCCAGTCACAGTCACAAGTATCCTCATCGAGCTCCAGTGCCTCGGGGCGGCCGGAACGTAGCTCGAGGCACTTCAACAAAGCTGGCTCTCCACAAAAATCGGCATCCGCTGGGTCGCTGTCCTCCGAACCACCGGAAGATACAATCACTGCCGACGATACATTCGCCACACGCCGTCGAACCCGTGGACAGGTGGACGATCGGGACAGAGCTGGCGTCAAGGCCGAAGCGGCCGACATGACCAGCGCCGACGATGATGttcaagaagaggacgaggccgTTCGCTGCGTGTGCGGCAACGAGGAGTACCCAGGGCCACCACCCCTGGAAGATGAACCTAGACATGGGGCCAAGGGGGCTGTGGACGTTGACCCAATATTCTTAGCTTCTGTCACGGATGATGTTGCCGGGTTTTTCGTGCAGTGTGATGTTTGCAAAGTTTGGCAGCACGGCGGCTGCGTTGGAATCATGACCAATCCCGGTCCCGATGAGTATTTTTGCGAGCTCTGTCGCCGTGATCTTCACAAATTATGGACAGCTTCCAACGG CTGTGCTCAACAGCTGAGTGCGGACCCGAGATCATGTTTCACCAGCTTGCACCATCCCCGGGCGTTGGGAGGTCACAGACCATCAATCAATCAAGTTGCTGACATCGTGGCTCGTCGCAGGAATACCTACTCTTTCTATCTTCCCTTGCGCCGACAATCGAGGACCTCGTCGAGATCTGCGTCTCTGAACAAAGAAGGCACACGATCGCCCACCAAAGAGAAGGAAACGCGAAGCGGACGAGCCACCTCGGCGAACCAAGCTTCGAAACGGCGGTCGACTATGAACAGCCGCGAGGCTGCTTATGACGAAGCGGAAGCTCTGAGAAGGGCCATTGAGGCCAGCAAAGAGGAAGCTCATCTCGAGCCCGAGGGCGTTCCTAGGCGGCCTAAGAGGGGGCGAAGCGACAGCGAGGA GAAGCAGGAGGGTGCCAAAAGGCAACGCACCAGCTCTCGATCAGTGTCTCCATCCGTCGACAAGACGGCCGACGACTCGGACGATCCCAAAGGTCCTAGTCGAAACGGGAACAAGTCAAAGCCGCGCGGCGGCGCACGCAATAACCGGAACGAGAAGCTTTCcgaaaaggaggaaaaagaaagacaaCGGCAAGAGGCCGCGAAcaagagaaaggggagggcCGAACGTCGGCGAGCTGATG ATTCAGATCCTTCAGAAGAGCTGCCGTTGGCAGCTCGGGCCGTAGTCAGCAAGGCGGTAGCACCAGTCACCGGAGACACGAGCACAAGCGAGACGGTCGCAGAGACTGTTCAGCAGCCCTCCGCCccagaacagcagcagcctcctccagcatcGCAACCGACCCCTGACTCGCCGCCCACGCCTGCCATATCACAGGCCAAGACGGACAAGAAAAAGTCGCACAAACGAAAAGGGCGCAACCAGTACACGCGCGATGACGAAGCCTCGCCGGCACGGTCGGTTTCCCGAGATATCCAGAAAGACGAGCATCCTCCGACAGGAAAGGGGCACCACCACGGAGACGGCGTCGGAAAGGCGGCACACTCTCGATCGCGAGGTGGGATGAGCAGCAAAGTCACGATGAATGacatgaagaggagggcagcGGCTTTGCTGGAATTTATCTCCAGAACACAGGTGGAGCTTGCTGGAGAGACGGCAGAAGACGCAGCGAGGAATGACGTGGCAAAGGCGGCTATTGTCAATCCCACTAGCGCACCTGCGGTAACGAATGGCACAAACGGTATCACCACCGATGATTCGACCCAGAACACATCGACAACAGGGCCGACTTCGGCACTGGAGAGTCAAGAACGGGAGTTCAAAGAGCTTGGATGTGTTGAAATGATGGACAGCCTGACGAGGCGGTTGGTCAAATGGCAGCAAGAATATGCTGTATAG